The Montipora capricornis isolate CH-2021 chromosome 6, ASM3666992v2, whole genome shotgun sequence genome has a window encoding:
- the LOC138054105 gene encoding uncharacterized protein — MNGYFRRHMFKGCESCEQRPGLKCENDTVSLKPGYWWKWENDANKELYKSFSDFLQRNSSVGNQSLIEYRYPLPPAYRCPRPESCLGGMNSTCFPGYKGPLCEVCSSGYYKKLKTCKECPSTAWMIAQLSVIAAVTIIITAIVVWRSRKQAKNKQDRSLFDIILGRLKIVIGFYQVTFGVLDAFAYIKWPESLELIGKYSEMLQLNIFQIAPIHCLSPDLKVNAFGELFTMLGINAAVVILAFIIYGVRKVLLSRKTFPSQVEKVKTISETKQLAYRTVFFFLYLTYLSTCSKTASVLPLACQTLCLDEKHEKCDTFLKVDFNVKCSSREFRRSVIVAYCSILYIMFLPLAVLVVLWRHQRSLKKHGDRADDEFTHSQHSIPEIVTGLHFLFANYNTHTWYWELVETARKVTLTSSIILIGGESRAYIGLAYVISGLYGMFFAYKRPIAEPFENSLMLSSLAVTFVNLAIGVVSRIPAEGTQSSVVSYMDHIMFNALVFGANFLVIAILVVQYVRFFCHFIKEWRKNPQWSLSCCLALLLPLNDLQNEIRGMTGKNLLNEQVQSGNFNVPSVSSTLKESGAVSFELVTIHEQPEESVKPRSVNFGFEESDNGGLEEEEDTDKVVFKTRKESGAVSFELATVHEQPKESVEPRSVNFGFEESDNGGLEEDDADKVAFDARKKSGAVSFELATIHEQPKESVEPGSVNFGFEESDNGGLEEDDADKVAFDARKESGAVSFELATIHEQPKESVEPGSVNFGFEESDNGGLEEDDADKVAFDARKESGAVSFELATIHEQPKESVEPRSVNFGFEESDNGGLEEDDADKVAFDARKESGAPTGTNCTLNCTDLVQNVFVVVLKYKGISVLMTGNQSYHIIEE, encoded by the exons ATGAATGGATATTTTCGAAGGCACATGTTTAAAGGCTGCGAGTCATGTGAACAACGACCAGGGTTAAAATGCGAAAATGATACCGTTAGTCTTAAACCGGGTTACTGGTGGAAATGGGAGAATGATGcaaacaaagaactttacaaatCCTTCAGCGACTTCTTACAGCGGAATTCTTCTGTTGGAAACCAATCCCTCATCGAGTACCGATACCCTCTTCCTCCAGCATATAGATGTCCAAGACCGGAATCATGTCTGGGAGGTATGAACTCCACATGTTTCCCTGGATATAAAGGACCATTGTGTGAAGTGTGTAGTTCTGGATATTACAAAAAGTTGAAGACATGCAAAGAGTGCCCCTCAACAGCATGGATGATAGCACAGCTTTCCGTCATAGCAGCAGTAACTATTATAATCACTGCGATTGTGGTTTGGAGAAGCAGGAAACAAGCCAAGAACAAACAAGATCGCTCCTTATTTGATATAATTCTTGGAAGACTAAAAATTGTTATCGGTTTCTACCAGGTAACATTTGGAGTTCTCGACGCATTTGCATACATCAAATGGCCAGAATCTCTCGAGCTTATTGGAAAATATTCCGAGATGTTACAGCTAAACATTTTCCAGATTGCTCCTATCCACTGCCTCTCTCCAGATCTAAAAGTCAATGCTTTTGGAGAATTGTTTACTATGCTCGGTATCAATGCTGCAGTTGTCATTTTAGCATTCATTATTTATGGCGTTAGGAAGGTTTTATTAAGCAGAAAGACCTTCCCGAGTCAAGTGGAAAAAGTGAAGACAATTTCCGAAACAAAGCAGTTGGCCTACAGAacagtcttttttttcctttatctaACCTATCTAAGCACCTGTTCCAAGACAGCAAGTGTTCTTCCCCTTGCCTGTCAAACACTGTGCCTTGACGAAAAACATGAAAAGTGCGATACGTTTCTAAAAGTTGACTTTAATGTCAAGTgttccagccgagaattccgACGATCTGTGATTGTTGCATATTGTAGTATTTTGTACATCATGTTTCTTCCTCTGGCTGTCTTGGTAGTTTTGTGGAGGCACCAAAGATCATTGAAGAAACATGGCGACAGAGCAGACGATGAATTTACACATTCCCAGCATTCAATTCCAGAAATTGTCACAGGATTACACTTTTTATTCGCAAATTACAACACTCACACATGGTATTGGGAACTTGTTGAAACGGCTCGAAAGGTGACATTAACTTCAAGCATTATTCTGATAGGAGGTGAGAGCAGAGCCTACATTGGGTTAGCATATGTTATATCAGGTCTCTATGGTATGTTCTTTGCGTACAAGCGGCCAATAGCGGAACCATTTGAGAACAGCCTGATGCTTTCTTCCCTTGCCGTCACATTCGTCAACCTCGCAATAGGTGTTGTCAGTAGAATACCAGCAGAGGGCACACAATCCTCGGTGGTTTCATACATGGACCATATCATGTTCAACGCATTGGTATTTGGAGCAAATTTTCTGGTTATTGCAATTCTTGTGG tCCAGTACGTCAGGTTTTTTTGCCACTTTATCAAAGAGTGGCGCAAAAATCCACAATGGTCTCTTTCGTGTTGCCTGGCGTTGCTTTTGCCTCTTAATGACCTCCAGAACGAAATACGAGGAATGACAGGGAAAAATTTGCTGAATGAACAAGTGCAATCTGGTAATTTTAACGTGCCATCAGTATCTAGTACGttaaaggagagtggagcagtaagctttgaacttgttactattcatgagcagcccgaagagtcagttaaacctcgatccgtcaactttggctttgaggAAAGtgacaacggtggccttgaagaagaagaagatactGACAAAGTggtatttaaaacaagaaaggagagtggagcagtaagctttgaacttgctactgttcatgagcagccaaaagagtcagttgaacctcgatcagtcaactttggctttgaagaaagcgacaacggtggcctaGAAGAAGatgatgctgacaaagtggcatttgacgcaagaaagaagagtggagcagtaagctttgaacttgctactattcatgagcagccgaaagagtcagttgaacctggatcagtcaactttggctttgaagaaagcgacaacggtggcctaGAAGAAGatgatgctgacaaagtggcatttgacgcaagaaaggagagtggagcagtaagctttgaacttgctactattcatgagcagccgaaagagtcagttgaacctggatcagtcaactttggctttgaagaaagcgacaacggtggcctaGAAGAAGatgatgctgacaaagtggcatttgacgcaagaaaggagagtggagcagtaagctttgaacttgctactattcatgagcagccaaaagagtcagttgaacctcgatcagtcaactttggctttgaagaaagcgacaacggtggcctaGAAGAAGatgatgctgacaaagtggcatttgacgcaagaaaggagagtggagca CCGACTGGAACAAATTGCACTTTAAACTGCACAGATCTTGTTCAAAACGTATTTGTCGTGGTTTTGAAATATAAAGGCATCAGCGTCCTCATGACAGGAAATCAGTCATACCATATCATAGAGGAGTag
- the LOC138054103 gene encoding KRAB-A domain-containing protein 2-like has translation MVVIQSTARYLDTLDSPANDLKPAYEVVLSKSQFHENLLFAHNRVSHRGRQKTEHWVKQNFAEVSQRVTNLFVSLCRLHAEHKPITSRIKEVTNPLQAPSFLSMLEIDLMDFRNLPYTWRNPHKWVINLIDHHTKFVNSHPLDAKSGDEILDAVKNYCFSYGFPRKILIDNGSEFCNAKLKLFCEENQIKLSHGAARTPTTQGLVESGLWKEATKHRKKI, from the exons ATGGTCGTCATTCAAAGCACGGCTCGATACCTTGACACTCTGGACTCGCCCGCAAATGACCTCAAGCCGGCTTATGAG GTGGTTCTTTCCAAGAGTCAGTTTCATgaaaatctcttgtttgcacacaaCAGAGTTTCACATAGAGGGCGACAAAAGACAGAACATTGGGTGAAACAGAACTTTGCTGAAGTCAGCCAAAGGGTTACTAACCTCTTTGTGAGCTTATGTCGACTGCATGCAGAACACAAGCCAATTACCAGTAGAATCAAAGAGGTAACCAATCCATTACAAGCACCGTCATTCTTGTCAATGCTGGAGATTGACTTGATGGACTTTCGGAATTTACCGTACACATGGCGAAATCCGCACAAGTGGGTGATTAATCTTATCGATCACCATACAAAGTTCGTCAATTCACATCCCCTGGATGCAAAATCAGGAGATGAAATTCTCGATGCTGTAAAGAATTACTGCTTTTCCTATGGATTCCCGAGAAAAATTCTTATAGACAATGGAagtgaattttgcaatgcaaaactcaaattattttgcgaggaaaatcaaatcaagctgTCTCATGGAGCGGCAAGAACTCCAACCACACAAGGTCTTGTGGAATCAGGATTGTGGAAAGAAGCAACAAAACATAGAAAGAAAATatga